From Pyrenophora tritici-repentis strain M4 chromosome 1, whole genome shotgun sequence, the proteins below share one genomic window:
- a CDS encoding FAP domain containing protein — MTVPKVGDILMLSQKALKIGRAFASCHKNAPSELQSVETEIGDLAKALRLLAETLHAESEKELFQCADQKVQDGIGAILFSCQRTVDDLDSLVDQYQVIKKHRTVGGFAIERSWTDLVLKSSTRLKSVVTPTVERTDITYHANATLDRQIDQVHRIVQDLTLTPQDPQTPPIPPKNPARSPTTETPNPRGSKFAPFSSPRHPNNRVSLPRFPQHPISPNQPTVASLNTSPPSEPSPTETISMARTSDSLRRCASRTSDFSFGGSSIRYSSSSYASSEAGTSSAGWQSPAQFSNDYFLNRDHSTSTKKTTPLPRTPEESGAGPIADNRHSSLHSLPVIGLAAPYELQRTSINISQAKLSPFPSSQPEIMKLHRSATTTSQKTTFEREAFRNSAVLCDV; from the exons ATGACTGTCCCCAAGGTTGGGGACATTCTGATGCTGTCCCAGAAAGCATTGAAGATTGGCCGGGCTTTCGCATCCTGTCATAAAAATGCCCCATCCGAGCTTCAGTCTGTCGAAACGGAGATCGGTGACTTGGCAAAAGCACTCAGGCTCCTGGCGGAGACACTGCACGCCGAATCCGAGAAAGAGCTGTTTCAGTGTGCTGACCAGAAGGTACAAGATGGCATAGGCGCAATATTGTTCTCCTGTCAACGCACGGTGGATGATCTTGACTCGCTTGTCGACCAGTATCAAGTCATTAAAAAGCACCGCACCGTCGGAGGCTTCGCCATTGAGCGATCATGGACTGACCTGGTCCT CAAGTCTTCAACTCGTCTAAAAAGCGTAGTAACACCGACGGTAGAGCGAACCGATATCACATACCACGCAAATGCAACTCTTGATCGACAGATTGATCAAGTACATCGCATCGTGCAAGATCTTACCTTGACTCCTCAAGAcccacaaacaccaccaaTTCCTCCGAAGAATCCAGCACGATCACCAACAACCGAAACACCAAATCCGCGTGGTTCAAAATTCGCACCGTTCTCGTCGCCCCGGCACCCGAACAACAGGGTTTCACTACCTCGATTCCCTCAACATCCAATCTCGCCCAACCAACCCACTGTAGCTAGCTTAAATACTAGCCCACCATCTGAACCATCGCCCACGGAGACCATCTCCATGGCTAGAACCTCCGATTCCCTTCGAAGATGTGCATCTCGCACGTCAGACTTTAGCTTCGGTGGTTCCTCAATCCGGTACTCAAGCAGTAGTTATGCATCTTCAGAAGCCGGCACAAGCTCTGCAGGCTGGCAAAGTCCCGCGCAGTTTTCAAACGACTACTTCCTTAACCGAGACCATTCAACGTCAACAAAGAAGACAACACCCCTACCACGGACCCCGGAAGAAAGCGGAGCAGGCCCGATTGCTGATAACCGACATTCATCACTGCACTCGCTGCCGGTGATTGGGTTAGCAGCCCCATATGAGCTTCAAAGGACCTCGATAAATATATCCCAGGCCAAATTAAGTCCATTTCCTTCTTCACAGCCCGAGATTATGAAATTGCATCGCAGCGCAACAACAACGAGCCAAAAAACTACCTTTGAGAGGGAAGCGTTCCGCAACTCAGCCGTCCTATGTGATGTGTAA
- a CDS encoding RNA-binding protein (RRM domain) — MSAPSARHWEQNKEATVYVGNLHERVTPRILHELMLNTGRVRNVNMPVDRVNGQHQGFGFVEFHTEEEADYAPKIMNNVALYGSRIRVNKASADKQKNVEIGAELFIGNLDHGVDERTLYDTFGQFGPLVNAPKIARDEVTSESKGYGFISYGDFESSDAAIANMHNQYIMSKQITVQYAYKKDGKGERHGDEAERLLAKQAKAHGVAPAVQPLPAHLFQLPPGVAPSGPAMGGDGRGVPGAPSGPGGGYGLPGPPPGAPPSFNPNGAPGYGRPPPAAPMHASLPQAPAGLPARPPNGAHNNFYPPPPGPGFGGPPGYGPPPGYPPAPR; from the exons ATGTCGGCTCCTAGCGCCCGTCACTG GGAGCAAAACAAGGAAGCCACCGTCTACGTCGGAAACCTCCATGAGCGCGTCACACCTCGCATCCTTCACGAGCTAATGCTCAACACCGGCCGAGTACGAAACGTCAACATGCCTGTTGATCGCGTCAACGGCCAGCACCAAGGCTTCGGTTTTGTTGAATTCCACACCGAAGAGGAAGCCGACTATGCACCAAAGATCATGAACAACGTAGCTCTATATGGAAGTCGGATACGCGTCAACAAGGCATCCGCCGATAAGCAAAAGAATGTTGAAATTGGTGCGGAGCTATTCATTGGTAACCTCGATCACGGCGTTGACGAGAGGACACTCTACGATACCTTCGGGCAGTTTGGACCTCTTGTGAACGCACCCAAGATTGCGCGCGACGAAGTCACATCCGAGTCCAAAGGATACGGTTTTATCTCGTACGGCGATTTCGAATCCTCAGATGCGGCCATTGCCAACATGCACAACCAATATATCATGAGCAAGCAAATCACAGTACAATATGCGTACAAGAAGGACGGAAAGGGCGAGCGACATGGAGACGAAGCTGAGCGATTGCTCGCGAAACAGGCCAAGGCGCATGGAGTTGCTCCTGCTGTTCAGCCTCTACCAGCGCATCTCTTCCAACTCCCGCCCGGCGTGGCTCCAAGTGGTCCAGCAATGGGCGGAGATGGCCGAGGTGTACCTGGGGCACCGAGCGGACCTGGAGGAGGCTATGGACTTCCTGGTCCACCTCCCGGTGCACCTCCCAGCTTCAATCCAAACGGAGCTCCAGGTTATGGACGGCCGCCCCCCGCAGCTCCCATGCATGCATCACTTCCACAGGCTCCAGCTGGCTTGCCCGCTCGCCCACCAAATGGTGCCCACAACAACTTCTACCCTCCCCCGCCTGGACCCGGCTTTGGGGGCCCACCTGGCTATGGACCTCCTCCTGGCTACCCACCAGCACCAAGGTAA